The following proteins are co-located in the Candida dubliniensis CD36 chromosome 3, complete sequence genome:
- the RAY38 gene encoding Ray38p homologue, putative (Similar to S. cerevisiae STM1;~In Candida maltosa: homolog of a purine motif triple-helical DNA-binding protein, Stm1p, is a ribosome-associated protein and dissociated from ribosomes prior to the induction of cycloheximide resistance;~In S. cerevisiae: binds G4 quadruplex and purine motif triplex nucleic acid; acts with Cdc13p to maintain telomere structure; interacts with ribosomes and subtelomeric Y' DNA;~spliced gene) — MSFQNKNLYDLLGNDVEEDAASSAPIREVVKKNTSSKKSDSAPSSADPAKAKKKKQPTGNEAALKNKNFNKDVAPPQSTATKHSKKPFDRHSRTGKTDSKKKLQQGWGQSDKRELEGEVEGTEDAEAELEAEAEENDESANATPKKSLQEYLAELELSKQELEGSKKLRQANEGAEEKWTSEEKIEKEQEVFFASTHSKKVKSKAQKEKVFLDIDASFGDEQPQNTRGGFRGGKRGGARGGARGGAKRGGRGGAAKPEVNDKNFPSL; from the exons ATGtcttttcaaaacaaa AATTTGTACGATTTATTAGGTAATGATGTCGAAGAGGATGCTGCTTCTTCAGCTCCAATTAGAGAAGTTGTCAAGAAAAACACCTCTTCCAAGAAATCAGATTCCGCTCCTTCTTCAGCTGACCCTGCCAAGGctaagaagaagaagcaacCAACTGGTAACGAAGCTGCtttgaaaaacaagaaCTTCAACAAAGATGTTGCTCCACCTCAATCTACTGCCACCAAACATTCCAAGAAACCATTTGATCGTCATTCAAGAACCGGTAAGACCGATTCTAAGAAGAAATTGCAACAAGGATGGGGTCAAAGTGACAAGAGAGAATTAGAAGGTGAAGTTGAAGGTACTGAAGATGCTGAAGCTGAATTGGAAGCTGAAGCTGAAGAAAACGATGAATCTGCTAACGCTACTCCAAAGAAATCGTTGCAAGAATACCTTGCTGAATTGgaattatcaaaacaagaattagaaGGATCCAAGAAACTCAGACAAGCCAATGAAGGTGCTGAAGAAAAATGGACCAGTGAAGAAAAGATTGAAAAGGAACAAGAAGTTTTCTTTGCTTCCACCCACTCCAAGAAGGTCAAATCCAAGGCCCAAAAGGAAAAGGTCTTTTTAGATATTGATGCCAGTTTTGGTGACGAACAACCTCAAAACACCAGAGGCGGATTTAGAGGTGGTAAAAGAGGTGGTGCAAGAGGTGGTGCCAGAGGTGGCGCCAAGAGAGGTGGCAGAGGTGGTGCTGCTAAACCAGAAGTTAATGACAAAAACTTCCCATCTTTGTAA
- a CDS encoding guanine nucleotide exchange protein, putative (Similar to S. cerevisiae SEC7;~In S. cerevisiae: guanine nucleotide exchange factor (GEF) for ADP ribosylation factors involved in proliferation of the Golgi, intra-Golgi transport and ER-to-Golgi transport; found in the cytoplasm and on Golgi-associated coated vesicles) has translation MSEQEEEASKPHEIETSLESIEKNGQNENTNTDNTSNGNKNPDDSSDPITEVELHQPDNEVQETTNIEDVKEDTVPTLDGNNSPKNTESDKSNTDTDNTSNANTKGTPKINNSPEAIPDTVVTPAEDVSVQSTPTANHIRQSSILSISSNATVDNAQIFKKTFDAILTSKEVKKDESFKNLIQTALDSLNDPESKNPQIIFNALKACCDTSSTNLKSKAIDLFAKLFDYAQFDDYLEQVKLTDDSVSVISACFEGEGTDPELEMQVVRALMHSILLMPCHGASLLQAVRQIYNVFIFSLTARNQAVAQGILTQVIGTIFQRVEESVKNKSKRNSTPRLISSSSDDNLEIEASGETEDQEKLTLKRLENLSDVINDNDRLNEANFATETDEDLAVKDAFLVFRAMCKLSIKSLDSATIDMKSHSVRSKLLSLHIVHTILKDHIDIFLSRDVIILSSNTNEHVRMVNAVRQYINLALSKNAASALAPVFELSLEIFWLIISNLRAEFKREIPVFWDEIYFPVAEMKTSSAHQKRYLLSIIERLCNDSRCIIEFYLNYDCDSNMPNICEKLIDYLTKLSLQRVEVTPQQKYAYRENRRNGISVYDINKISNLTSKTMSSRPPEPEIYSQFPLEYALKMTSIGCAVAFLRSLYSWAQRGLTNANSKSFTIDNNDNNKSLLSLRNRSDSTNTSISASRNHSFVNGDSLTESDNPQQFENQKQRKKAYLEGVRQFNQKAKKGLRYFIDNGFITSDDPNDIAKFLLTTDGLDKATIGEYLGEGDEKNIAIMHAFVDEMEFEKTGFVDAMRRFLQSFRLPGEAQKIDRFMLKFAERYVLGNPDVFTNADAAYILAYSVIMLNTDLHSPQIKNRMTIDSFIMNNSGIDDGKDLPREFLEKIYDEILNDEIKLQSEQHAALLAGDLSVPASGQSIGFFGGRDVTREAYIHASKEMSTKTEKLMRNLGKKSKSDDSEGIFYAASNVLHVKSIFDTLWMSVLAALTPPFKEYDEEDVSRTCLEGIKLSIRIACMFGLDYAKTSFISALVQFQNLHNYEEMKQKNIDSIYIMLDLAVSEGDHLGRDAWVQILTSISQLERLQLIAQGVDQDSIPDVTIAKLVTRNSLETSRTSSSFFRSFSSSQTPAQTAASKFHNQQLSPEAASLLTKTELEVAIDKVFTNSANLSGESIVQFVRALSEVAQEEIDSSGQSTNPRTYSLQKVVDICYYNMSRIRLEWSQLWAAMGETFNAVGCHTNPAISFFALDSLRQLSMRFLEIEELAHFKFQKEFLKPFEYVILHNDSLEVKDMVLECINNMILARADKIKSGWKTIFGVCTAAAKENKESIVMKAYKMANWINKEYVEEVRLQDSFSDLVVCFTVMAKNEKFQRISLLSLDVLSRLIHEIAQYTVLNTGEDNKPIVPDIEKNEHLVKLWFPVLYGFHDIIMTGEELEVRSRALTNLFDVLMKYGQYFDFEFWKIICENLLFPIFHVLSNHWEIGLDDINDQLSVWLSTTLIQALKSMMTLFTHYFDALNSFLDGYLELIISCICQENDTIARIGRECLISLLIDNAQNFNYEHWGKVSDALSNLFELTTAKELFTSDPLRNRTAKDGEGGSSDIGGEEVEHRESKNPIIDDAEERLKKSKDKSSIVVKSVLQLLLIQSLSELFESDDFYENVPYHYLLKMAKLLFKSYNFAKKFNDDYDLRVRLWNAGVIERLPNLLKQESSSAAVFINITFRMYCDDDKTSPANKQSLLDYLVPLCNTIVERYSDLDETNQQRNISTWKPVIVEIYEGYVELDDDDFVKHCPVLYHLTLKLFTKSMSSELRLAIKAFLTRVGEEFVSISDNVKEKNRK, from the coding sequence ATGTcagaacaagaagaagaagctCTGAAGCCTCATGAAATTGAGACTCTGTTAGAGTCAATTGAGAAAAATGGccaaaatgaaaacactAACACAGATAACACTCTGAATGGAAATAAAAACCCCGATGATTCCTCAGATCCAATTACAGAAGTGGAATTGCATCAACCTGATAACGAAGTACaggaaacaacaaatattgaagatgTAAAGGAGGATACAGTTCCTACTTTAGATGGCAACAATTCACCTAAAAACACTGAGAGTGATAAGTCTAATACTGATACGGACAACACCTCCAATGCCAATACTAAGGGAACACCTAAAATCAATAACTCACCAGAAGCGATCCCTGACACAGTAGTGACTCCAGCTGAGGACGTATCAGTCCAGAGCACCCCAACTGCTAACCATATTCGTCAGAGTTCGATTTTATctatttcatcaaatgCAACAGTCGACAATGCACaaatctttaaaaaaacattCGACGCAATTCTTACTTCAAAAGAGGTGAAAAAGGATGAAAGcttcaagaatttgatcCAGACTGCCCTTGATTCTTTAAATGATCCAGAATCGAAAAATCctcaaattatatttaatgCCCTAAAAGCATGTTGCGATACGTCAAGCACAAACTTAAAATCAAaagcaattgatttatttgccaaattatttgattatgCACAGTTTGACGATTACTTGGAACAGGTTAAACTAACTGATGATTCGGTGAGCGTAATATCAGCTTGTTTCGAAGGGGAGGGAACTGATCCTGAACTAGAAATGCAAGTAGTGAGAGCTTTGATGCATAGTATTCTTTTGATGCCATGTCACGGTGCATCTTTACTACAAGCTGTTAGACAGATTTATAATGTATTCATCTTTTCATTAACAGCCAGGAATCAAGCGGTTGCTCAAGGAATTTTGACTCAGGTCATTGGAACCATTTTCCAAAGAGTTGAAGAGTCTGTCAAGAATAAGAGTAAAAGAAACAGTACTCCTCGATTAATATCCTCATCGTCAGATGATAATTTGGAAATCGAAGCTTCTGGTGAAACGGAGGACCAAGAGAAGCTTACGTTAAAACGATTGGAAAACTTGAGCGATGTTatcaatgataatgatcGCTTAAATGAAGCCAATTTTGCCACAGAAACGGATGAGGATTTAGCAGTAAAGGATGCATTTTTAGTATTCAGAGCAATGTGCAAGCTTTCAATCAAGTCGTTAGATTCAGCCACAATTGATATGAAATCACATTCAGTGAGATCAAAATTATTGTCATTGCACATAGTCCACACAATTTTGAAGGACCATATTGATATATTCTTAAGTCGCGATGTTATAATTTTATCTTCAAATACCAACGAGCATGTGCGGATGGTAAACGCAGTAAGACAATATATCAATTTGGCACTTTCGAAGAATGCCGCTTCAGCATTAGCTCCTGTCTTTGAACTTTCATTGGAAATTTTTTGGCTCATCATTTCAAACTTGAGGGCGGAATTCAAGAGAGAAATACCAGTCTTTTGGGATGAAATCTATTTCCCCGTTGCTGAAATGAAAACTTCAAGTGCTCATCAAAAGCGCTATTTATTGTCGATAATTGAACGATTATGCAATGATTCGAGATGTATTATTGagttttatttgaattatgaTTGTGACAGTAACATGCCAAATATCTGTGAGAAGCTTATTGATTACTTAACCAAACTTTCATTGCAAAGAGTTGAAGTCACTCCACAACAAAAATACGCCTATCGTGAAAACAGAAGAAACGGAATATCTGTTTATGacataaacaaaatttcGAATCTTACTAGCAAAACTATGTCTTCAAGGCCACCTGAGCCAGAGATCTATAGTCAATTTCCCTTGGAGTATGCATTAAAAATGACTTCAATCGGGTGTGCTGTGGCATTTTTGCGCTCGTTGTATTCATGGGCACAACGTGGTCTTACCAATGCAAACTCTAAACTGTTTactattgataataatgataataacaaGTCGTTATTGTCACTCAGAAACCGTTCAGATTCAACAAATACATCGATCAGCGCTTCGAGAAACCACTCATTTGTCAATGGTGATAGCTTAACTGAGAGTGATAATCCTCAGcaatttgaaaatcagaagcaaagaaaaaaggcGTATTTGGAAGGTGTGCGACAATTTAATCAGAAAGCCAAAAAGGGGTTGCGCTactttattgataatggaTTTATTACTTCTGACGACCCAAATGACATTGCCAAGTTTCTTTTAACAACAGATGGATTAGACAAAGCTACCATTGGAGAATACCTTGGGGAAGGGGATGAAAAGAACATTGCTATCATGCATgcatttgttgatgaaatgGAATTTGAGAAAACAGGATTTGTCGATGCAATGAGAAGGTTTTTACAGTCTTTCAGGTTACCTGGGGAAGCCCAGAAGATTGATAGGTTTATGTTAAAGTTTGCTGAAAGATATGTTTTGGGAAATCCCGATGTTTTCACAAATGCTGATGCAGCGTACATTTTAGCCTATTCAGTTATTATGTTGAACACTGACTTGCACTCCCctcaaattaaaaatagaatGACGATCGACAGCTTTATTATGAACAATTCTGGAATTGATGATGGTAAGGATTTACCCAGAGAATTCTTGGAAAAGATTTATGATGAAATTCTCAATGACGAGATCAAGTTACAATCAGAACAACATGCAGCATTATTAGCGGGAGATCTTTCTGTTCCTGCATCTGGTCAATCAATAGGGTTCTTTGGTGGGCGAGATGTTACACGTGAAGCATACATTCATGCATCAAAAGAAATGTCAACCAAGACAGAAAAGTTGATGAGAAACTTGGGCAAAAAATCAAAGTCAGATGATCTGGAGGGCATATTCTATGCTGCGAGCAATGTGTTGCACGTGAAATCGATTTTTGATACATTGTGGATGTCGGTATTAGCTGCACTCACTCCGCCTTTCAAAGAATATGATGAAGAGGATGTCAGCCGAACATGTCTTGAAGGAATTAAGTTATCTATTCGCATTGCGTGTATGTTTGGTTTGGATTATGCCAAAACGTCTTTTATTAGTGCTTTGGTTCAATTTCAGAATCTCCATAATTACGaagaaatgaaacaaaaaaacatcGATTCAATTTACATCATGTTGGATTTGGCAGTTTCTGAAGGTGACCATTTGGGTCGTGATGCTTGGGTTCAAATTTTAACATCTATATCGCAATTGGAACGATTACAGTTAATTGCTCAAGGTGTGGATCAGGATTCGATTCCAGACGTTACCATTGCCAAACTTGTAACTAGGAACTCTTTGGAAACTTCTCGAACTAGCAGTAGCTTCTTCAGGTcgttttcttcttcccaAACACCGGCTCAAACAGCAGCAAGCAAGTTCCACAATCAGCAATTGTCTCCTGAAGCTGCTAGCTTATTGACAAAGACGGAGTTGGAAGTTGCTATTGATAAAGTGTTTACAAATAGTGCTAATTTATCGGGAGAAAGTATTGTCCAGTTTGTCAGAGCATTATCTGAGGTAGCACAAGAGGAAATAGATTCTTCTGGTCAAAGCACCAACCCTAGAACCTATTCATTACAAAAGGTTGTGGATATTTGTTACTACAATATGAGTAGAATCCGTTTAGAATGGTCTCAGCTTTGGGCTGCCATGGGTGAAACCTTCAATGCAGTTGGTTGTCATACTAATCCTGCTATTCTGTTTTTTGCGTTGGATTCTTTGCGTCAGTTGTCAATGAGATTTTTGGAAATCGAGGAATTGGCTCattttaaatttcaaaaagaatttttaaagCCATTTGAGTATGTTATATTGCACAATGATTCTCTTGAAGTAAAGGATATGGTTTTGGAATGCATCAACAATATGATTCTTGCCAGAGctgataaaattaaatccGGGTGGAAAACAATATTTGGGGTTTGCACTGCTGCAGCCAAAGAGAACAAAGAGTCAATTGTGATGAAAGCTTACAAAATGGCCAACTGGATAAACAAAGAATATGTTGAGGAAGTAAGACTCCAAGACTCATTTTCAGATTTAGTGGTTTGTTTCACGGTAATGGCCAAAAACGAAAAGTTCCAAAGAATCAGTTTACTATCGTTAGATGTATTGTCCAGACTAATCCATGAAATTGCCCAATACACTGTTCTTAACACTGGCGAAGATAATAAACCAATCGTTCCTgacattgaaaaaaatgagCATCTAGTGAAATTGTGGTTCCCGGTTTTGTATGGTTTCcatgatattattatgacTGGAGAAGAGTTGGAGGTTAGATCACGAGCCTTGACTAATTTGTTTGATGTGTTGATGAAATATGGTCagtattttgattttgaattttggaaaatcaTTTGTGAAAACTTGTTGTTTCCTATCTTTCATGTATTGAGTAATCACTGGGAGATTGGGcttgatgatattaatgaCCAATTGTCAGTTTGGCTATCAACAACTTTGATTCAAGCTTTGAAAAGCATGATGACATTATTCACTCATTATTTTGATGCCTTGAACAGCTTTCTTGATGGCTATCTTGAGTTGATAATATCTTGTATATGTCAAGAAAACGATACAATTGCTCGTATTGGACGCGAATGcttgatttcattattaattgacAATGCCCAAAACTTTAATTATGAACATTGGGGAAAAGTTTCGGATGCTCTTAGCAACTTGTTTGAATTAACAACCGCTAAAGAGTTGTTTACATCCGATCCACTCAGAAATAGAACTGCTAAAGATGGCGAAGGTGGTTCAAGTGATATTGGTGGAGAAGAAGTGGAACACAGGGAAAGCAAGAATCCTATTATCGATGATGCTGAAgaaagattgaaaaaatcaaaagataAATCATCTATTGTTGTGAAAAGTGTGTTGCAATTGTTATTAATACAATCATTGTCTGAACTATTTGAAAGCGATGACTTTTATGAAAATGTGCcttatcattatttgttgaAGATGGCAAAATTGTTATTCAAGAGTTACAATTTCGCTAAAAAGTTTAATGATGATTACGATTTGCGAGTCAGATTATGGAACGCTGGTGTAATAGAGAGGTTaccaaatttattgaaacaaGAATCGTCCTCTGCTGCTGTGTTTATTAACATCACTTTTAGAATGTATTGTGATGATGACAAGACATCACCAGCAAACAAGCAGAGTTTATTGGATTATCTTGTACCATTGTGCAACACAATTGTCGAAAGGTATTCAGACCTTGATGAAACTAACCAGCAACGAAACATTTCAACATGGAAGCCGGTGATAGTGGAAATTTATGAGGGATATGTTGAattggatgatgatgacttTGTGAAACATTGTCCTGTTTTATATCACTTGacattgaaattgtttacAAAGAGTATGTCCAGCGAGTTGCGCTTGGCTATAAAAGCCTTTTTGACTAGAGTAGGTGAAGAATTTGTTAGTATTTCTGACAAcgttaaagaaaaaaacagaaagtAG